Below is a genomic region from Fusobacterium nucleatum.
CTTATAGCACAGCATATTTAGCAGGAGTAGCTTCTTTTTTTTCTCCTTGTATATTTCCAATTATTCCAGTTTATATTTCAATTTTAAGTAATGGAGAAAAAAAATCTCTTAGTAAAACCTTGGCTTTTGTTTTGGGACTTTCTGTTACTTATATTGTTTTAGGCTTTGGTGCAGGAGTAATAGGAGATTTATTTTTTAATAATAATGTAAGAATTATTGGGGGAATTATTGTTGTAATTTTAGGACTTTTTCAAATGGAAATTTTAAAATTAAAATTTTTAGAAAAAACTAAAATTATGAATTATGAGGAAGAAAATCAAAGTATTTTTTCAACATTTCTTTTAGGATTAACTTTTAGTTTAGGGTGGACTCCTTGTGTTGGACCAATATTAGCTTCAATACTTATTTTAGCTAGTTCATCAGGAGATACTACAAACAGTGTAATGTTAATGTTTATATACTTATTGGGAATGGCTACACCATTTGTAATTTTCTCATTAGCTTCAAAAGCATTATTTAAAAAGATGTCTTTTATAAAAAAATACTTACCTGCTATTAAAAAAGTTGGTGGATTCTTAATTATAATAATGGGACTTCTTTTAATTTTCAATAAACTTAATATATTCTTAACTGTTTAATTTTAGAAAGGAAGAAAAATGAAAAAATTTATTTTACCTTTAATTTTGATGTTTATTGTTGGAGTTTTTGTTTTTGCAAAAATGTTAAGTAATAATTTAAAAAAGGAAACAGAAAAAGAAAAAGATCTATTAGAAAATATCCAGCTAATAGATATGAATGGAAATGACTATACTTTTTCAAGGGATAAAAATATTTATATAAAATTTTGGGCTTCTTGGTGTCCTACTTGTTTAGCGGGATTAGAAGAACTTGATAGATTAGCAGGAGAAACTAATAATTTTGAAGTGATAACTGTTGTTTTCCCAGGAATAAATGGAGAAAAAAATCCTGCTAAGTTTAAAGAATGGTATGATACATTAGGTTATAAAAATATTAAAGTTTTATACGATACTGATGGAAAATTATTACAAATATTTAAAATTAGAGCTTTACCTACATCTGCAATTATATACAAAGACTTAATAATTGATAATATTATTGTAGGACATATAAGTAACGGGCAAATTAAAGGTTACTATGAAGAAAAAGGAGAGAATATAACTATGGAAAATAATACAAAAAATATAAAGGATATATACTTAGCAGGGGGATGCTTTTGGGGAGTTGAAGAATATTTTGCTAGGATAGATGGGGTTATTGATTCAGTTTCTGGCTATGCAAATGGTTCTTTTGATAATCCTAGCTATGAAAATGTTTGTAACAACTCTGGACATGCAGAAACTGTTCATATTACTTATGATTCTACAAAAGTTTCTTTAGATACTCTATTAAAATATTATTTTAGGATAATAGATCCTACTTCTGTAAATAAACAAGGTAATGACAGAGGAGTTCAATATAGAACTGGTGTTTATTATCAAAATGACGAAGACAAACAAATCGCTTTAAATGCAATAAAAGAAGAACAAAAAAAATATTCTAAACCTATTGTTGTTGAAGTAGAAAAATTAAAAAGATTTGATAAAGCTGAAGAATATCATCAAGATTATTTAAAGAAAAATCCTAATGGATATTGTCATATCAATTTAAATAAAGCTAGTGAAGCTATAATTGATGAAAAGAAATATCAAAAACCTAGTGATGAGGTTTTAAAAGAAAAATTAAGTGATTTAGAATATCAGGTTACACAAGAAGCAGCTACTGAAAGAGCATTTACTCATGAATACTATAAAAATCAAGAAGATGGAATTTATGTGGATATTACAACAGGAGAACCTTTATTTAGTTCAAAAGATAAATATGATGCAGGTTGTGGTTGGCCAAGTTTTACTAAACCTATTGCAACAGAAGTTGTAAATTACAAAAAAGATAGTTC
It encodes:
- the msrAB gene encoding bifunctional peptide-methionine (S)-S-oxide reductase MsrA/peptide-methionine (R)-S-oxide reductase MsrB — protein: MKKFILPLILMFIVGVFVFAKMLSNNLKKETEKEKDLLENIQLIDMNGNDYTFSRDKNIYIKFWASWCPTCLAGLEELDRLAGETNNFEVITVVFPGINGEKNPAKFKEWYDTLGYKNIKVLYDTDGKLLQIFKIRALPTSAIIYKDLIIDNIIVGHISNGQIKGYYEEKGENITMENNTKNIKDIYLAGGCFWGVEEYFARIDGVIDSVSGYANGSFDNPSYENVCNNSGHAETVHITYDSTKVSLDTLLKYYFRIIDPTSVNKQGNDRGVQYRTGVYYQNDEDKQIALNAIKEEQKKYSKPIVVEVEKLKRFDKAEEYHQDYLKKNPNGYCHINLNKASEAIIDEKKYQKPSDEVLKEKLSDLEYQVTQEAATERAFTHEYYKNQEDGIYVDITTGEPLFSSKDKYDAGCGWPSFTKPIATEVVNYKKDSSHGMNRVEVRSRAGEAHLGHVFEDGPRDRGGLRYCINGASLRFIPYDKMDEEGYGEFKKYVK
- a CDS encoding cytochrome c biogenesis CcdA family protein, with protein sequence MFTQEIAYSTAYLAGVASFFSPCIFPIIPVYISILSNGEKKSLSKTLAFVLGLSVTYIVLGFGAGVIGDLFFNNNVRIIGGIIVVILGLFQMEILKLKFLEKTKIMNYEEENQSIFSTFLLGLTFSLGWTPCVGPILASILILASSSGDTTNSVMLMFIYLLGMATPFVIFSLASKALFKKMSFIKKYLPAIKKVGGFLIIIMGLLLIFNKLNIFLTV